In Brassica rapa cultivar Chiifu-401-42 chromosome A06, CAAS_Brap_v3.01, whole genome shotgun sequence, a single window of DNA contains:
- the LOC103827971 gene encoding uncharacterized protein LOC103827971, which yields MANKIAMLVSEAMNSNAVINTCLGVSFVVLGVRSDKQQKYVEALQEQKDSLSKSNKEMKVQMWEWKQQLFAEAASAGTSALVPLSTLKAIYGEITTPTQSGVAVKEESKVSSPRIMV from the exons ATGGCGAACAAGATCGCAATGCTGGTCTCGGAAGCAATGAACAGCAACGCTGTAATAAACACGTGTCTTGGAGTGTCGTTTGTGGTTCTGGGGGTGAGATCTGATAAACAGCAAAAGTATGTCGAGGCCTTGCAGGAGCAGAAAGATTCGCTCTCCAAGTCTAACAAGGAGATGAAAGTTCAAATGTGGGAGTGGAAACAACAGCTCTTTGCTGAAGCCGCCTCTGCTGGTACTTCCGCGCTTGTTCCTCTGTCCACGCTCAAGGCCATCTATGGAGAGATCACCACACCCACCCAATCTG GTGTCGCAGTCAAAGAAGAGTCTAAAGTGTCTTCCCCCAGGATCATGGTTTGA